The Hymenobacter sp. 5317J-9 genome has a window encoding:
- a CDS encoding DNA polymerase III subunit gamma/tau, protein MDNFVVSARKYRPSTFRSVVGQQHVTTTLQNAIQSQHLAQAFLFCGPRGVGKTTCARILAKTINCTNLTAETEACGTCASCVAFQENASFNVHELDAASNNSVEDIRSLVEQVRYAPQAGKYKIYIIDEVHMLSNAAFNAFLKTLEEPPSYAIFILATTERHKIIPTILSRCQIFDFSRIKVEDMRGHLRYVATQEGVSAEDDALHLLAQKADGGLRDALSMFDQMVTFGGNNLTYKEVVQNLHILDYDYYFRLVDSLLTENLSAALLLLDEVMQNGFDLHNFVVGTAEHLRGLLVCKDAVTVQLLEVSEGIRLKYVQQAQAAPLAFLLSALNLISQCDREFKQAKNQRLHVELALMKLAYLNGAVQFVRELSPAGNGEAKKKTSSLSNSEAPATPAPANNGSNGHAQPAPIAAGATPTASHAAPAAYATESPAAPYVSAPRAAPAPLPMPAGAPVATGPAPADGPEPLPIENGVDELHDTPSIESEPTAAVTERHQMRDTLPHVEIGVPSFEGVEPAPRPTPQAAFAKIPSLTGSKLPSLKSLSSRAAATAANTAALAEPQTSSGPVAPVDPALLERVWKELAEERRAQDRMSEFWVLNRPVVADADHTIELAVDNPIQVDQFNEMRVEFLAELRRRTGNSRLNVQPVVSTAAPTARKLYTSSDKFEYLAERFPALREAKQRLGLEADF, encoded by the coding sequence ATGGATAATTTCGTCGTTTCGGCCCGCAAGTACCGTCCTTCCACGTTTCGCAGCGTGGTGGGGCAGCAGCACGTCACCACCACGCTGCAAAACGCCATTCAGAGCCAGCACCTGGCTCAGGCGTTCCTGTTTTGCGGCCCCCGGGGCGTGGGCAAAACCACCTGCGCCCGCATCCTGGCCAAGACGATAAACTGTACCAACCTCACGGCCGAAACCGAGGCCTGTGGCACCTGCGCCTCGTGCGTGGCCTTCCAAGAAAACGCCTCCTTCAACGTACACGAGCTCGATGCGGCGTCGAATAACTCCGTGGAGGACATTCGCTCGCTGGTGGAGCAGGTGCGCTACGCCCCGCAGGCCGGCAAGTACAAGATTTACATTATTGACGAGGTGCACATGCTCTCGAATGCGGCCTTCAACGCGTTTCTGAAGACGCTGGAAGAACCGCCGAGCTACGCCATTTTCATCCTCGCCACCACCGAGCGCCACAAGATTATTCCCACCATCCTGTCGCGCTGCCAGATTTTCGATTTCAGCCGCATCAAGGTAGAGGACATGCGCGGGCACCTGCGCTACGTGGCCACCCAGGAAGGTGTATCGGCCGAAGACGACGCCCTGCACCTGCTGGCCCAAAAAGCCGACGGTGGCCTGCGCGACGCTCTGTCGATGTTCGACCAGATGGTGACCTTCGGCGGCAACAACCTTACCTACAAGGAGGTGGTGCAGAATCTGCACATCCTCGATTACGACTACTACTTCCGCCTTGTCGACAGCCTGCTCACCGAAAATCTCTCGGCCGCCCTGCTGCTGCTCGATGAGGTGATGCAGAACGGCTTCGACCTGCACAACTTCGTGGTGGGCACCGCCGAGCACCTGCGCGGCCTGCTGGTGTGCAAAGACGCCGTGACCGTGCAACTGCTGGAAGTGTCCGAGGGCATCCGGCTGAAGTACGTGCAACAGGCTCAGGCCGCGCCGCTGGCCTTCCTGCTTTCGGCTCTCAACCTCATCAGCCAGTGCGACCGGGAGTTCAAACAAGCCAAAAACCAGCGCCTGCACGTCGAGTTGGCCCTGATGAAGCTGGCCTACTTAAATGGCGCTGTGCAGTTCGTTCGCGAGCTAAGCCCTGCCGGAAACGGCGAGGCTAAAAAAAAAACTAGCAGCTTAAGTAACAGCGAAGCGCCGGCCACGCCGGCGCCCGCCAACAACGGCAGCAACGGCCACGCCCAACCCGCCCCGATAGCCGCGGGAGCTACGCCGACAGCTTCGCACGCAGCGCCCGCTGCCTACGCCACCGAGTCGCCGGCCGCTCCTTACGTATCGGCGCCTCGCGCTGCGCCGGCGCCGCTGCCCATGCCGGCCGGGGCGCCCGTGGCCACCGGCCCCGCCCCGGCCGATGGCCCCGAGCCGCTGCCCATCGAAAACGGCGTAGACGAGCTGCACGACACGCCCAGCATCGAGAGCGAGCCCACGGCGGCCGTTACCGAGCGCCACCAGATGCGCGACACGCTGCCGCACGTCGAAATTGGCGTGCCCAGCTTTGAGGGGGTGGAGCCCGCCCCACGCCCCACGCCCCAGGCCGCCTTTGCCAAAATTCCCAGCCTGACCGGCAGCAAGCTGCCCAGCCTCAAAAGCCTCAGCAGTCGCGCCGCGGCCACCGCTGCAAACACGGCCGCCCTGGCCGAGCCCCAGACCAGCAGCGGCCCGGTGGCGCCCGTCGACCCCGCCCTGCTGGAGCGGGTGTGGAAGGAACTGGCCGAAGAGCGCCGCGCCCAGGACCGCATGAGCGAATTCTGGGTGCTGAACCGCCCCGTGGTGGCCGACGCCGACCACACCATCGAGCTGGCCGTCGACAACCCCATTCAGGTTGACCAGTTCAACGAAATGCGGGTGGAGTTTCTGGCCGAGCTGCGCCGCCGCACCGGCAACTCCCGCCTCAACGTGCAGCCCGTGGTGAGCACGGCCGCGCCCACGGCCCGTAAGCTCTACACGTCTTCGGACAAGTTTGAGTACCTGGCCGAGCGGTTCCCGGCGTTGCGCGAGGCCAAGCAACGTCTGGGCCTGGAAGCCGACTTTTAA
- a CDS encoding HipA family kinase: MPASFTPQLRTVAVTRYVTPLREGGSLPALVEADDGFLYVVKFRGAGQGVKALIAELIVGELARALGLRVPELVFCELDEAFGRTEPDEEIQDLLRASTGRNLALHYLSGAITFDALVTTVDARLASQIVWLDCLTLNVDRTPRNTNMLMWHKELWLIDHGAALYAHHAGPEWAAPRPRSFPQVKDHVLLPQASELAAADADGRARLTPEVLRAIVALVPDEWLTNGDAPAAAQRADYVRFLEARLAASETFVQEAQAARHALI; this comes from the coding sequence ATGCCGGCTTCCTTTACCCCCCAACTCCGCACCGTGGCCGTGACGCGCTACGTGACCCCGCTCCGAGAGGGCGGCTCCCTGCCGGCCCTGGTCGAGGCCGACGACGGCTTTCTGTATGTGGTGAAGTTTCGGGGGGCGGGGCAGGGCGTGAAGGCCCTCATCGCCGAGCTGATAGTGGGCGAGCTGGCCCGGGCCCTGGGCCTGCGCGTGCCCGAACTGGTGTTCTGCGAGCTCGACGAGGCTTTCGGGCGTACCGAGCCCGACGAGGAAATTCAGGACCTGCTGCGCGCCAGCACCGGCCGCAACTTGGCCCTGCACTACCTCTCCGGCGCCATCACCTTCGACGCGCTGGTGACCACCGTCGACGCGCGCCTGGCTTCCCAGATTGTGTGGCTCGACTGCCTCACCCTGAACGTGGACCGCACGCCCCGCAACACCAACATGCTGATGTGGCACAAAGAGCTCTGGCTCATCGACCACGGCGCGGCCCTCTACGCCCACCACGCCGGCCCTGAATGGGCCGCGCCCCGCCCGCGCTCCTTCCCGCAGGTGAAGGACCACGTGCTGCTGCCCCAGGCCAGCGAGCTGGCCGCCGCCGACGCCGACGGCCGCGCCCGCCTCACGCCCGAGGTGCTGCGCGCCATTGTGGCGCTGGTGCCCGACGAGTGGCTCACCAACGGCGACGCCCCCGCCGCCGCGCAGCGCGCCGACTACGTGCGCTTTCTCGAAGCCCGCCTCGCGGCCTCCGAAACCTTTGTTCAGGAAGCCCAAGCTGCCCGCCATGCACTTATTTGA
- a CDS encoding DUF3037 domain-containing protein produces the protein MPAMHLFEYAVLRVVPRVEREEFMNVGVVLLCRAQGFLQVRCAVSEARLRAFAPGLDLDEVAARLHAFERICQGRATGGTIGQLPLAERFRWLTAMRSTIVQTSPVHPGLCADAGHTLARLLQELVL, from the coding sequence CTGCCCGCCATGCACTTATTTGAGTACGCCGTGCTGCGCGTGGTGCCCCGCGTGGAGCGCGAAGAGTTCATGAATGTAGGCGTGGTGCTGCTGTGCCGGGCCCAGGGCTTTCTGCAGGTGCGCTGCGCCGTGTCCGAAGCCCGCCTGCGCGCCTTTGCCCCCGGCCTCGACCTGGACGAGGTGGCGGCCCGCCTGCACGCCTTCGAGCGCATTTGCCAGGGTCGGGCCACCGGCGGCACCATCGGGCAGCTGCCGCTGGCCGAGCGGTTTCGCTGGCTCACGGCAATGCGCAGCACCATTGTGCAGACCTCGCCCGTGCACCCCGGCCTGTGCGCCGATGCCGGCCACACGCTGGCGCGGCTGCTGCAAGAGCTGGTACTATGA
- a CDS encoding T9SS type A sorting domain-containing protein translates to MKHFDFAGNKLDSLAWGPGRWSRWTGWRVLLLCLLFGLGAARPARASHYRYSSLTWRTVATDPSLRTIEFKVSRAYRRSATAFSQVTVGSTLPAEQLDFGDGSSSLITLVVTSVDVAGEVFYGETNIVHTYATTGDFVASFTDCCRLSTLVNNANGAWYVSSAINVGTGNNSPVSTLSPVVNLATGQANASFLLPASDPDGDPLTFSLATAADLNGNAFVNAPGLAVDANTGRVSLSTTGLAVGGLYNAIVKVSDGRTSILVDFIISITASSTPPVFDYSVTPPNGFVYRLAPGQTLSFGVRATDADAGDTVRLQAFGLPLTATTAPAFPVSGNPVQSRFSWTPTAANLGTSVVYFVARDLTGVQTSTSVTIEVSTRPQFDVPPTPANQSLMQVTPGTNLSMAVQASAPNAADLVSIVGATGTVPAMAFSSGWPTAQGNPTRTQLTWTPAAADWGPHAVTFTARSASNQQATHTLNLLINSAPSFTSQPANLALTVGQSFVYTITTTDPDLPYGDRLDVLATTLPSWLRFVNNGNGTATLSGTATRAGAYPVTLDAEDIYHHGNSYGRVMQAFTINVAGCSVAATATATNPTCAGAANGSIALAVTGATAPATYAWTGPNGFRAATQNLSGLAAGTYAVTVTGANGCTATAQATLAQPAPAAAPAITVSIVGAVPVRSLPNTIFLGYGPQTATLTATGGTSYRWSPAAGLSNPTSASPVFAPRSAGQYVYTVTATNASGCTASASVTLNVVEARCGNNDNNPKVLVCHNGHEICISPNAVPAHIGPGSTHNDLLGSCNTNAGGSIPAPVLPDVVLTAFPNPVASTTTVNFQAPVSGVASVRVFNQMGVQVATLFEGPAVGGREYQLEVDASRWPAGLYLCQYVGGGQTSTQRLMVNK, encoded by the coding sequence ATGAAACATTTTGACTTTGCTGGAAACAAGTTGGATTCCCTGGCATGGGGTCCGGGCCGGTGGTCGCGGTGGACGGGCTGGCGCGTGCTGCTGCTGTGCTTGCTGTTTGGATTGGGCGCGGCCCGCCCGGCCCGCGCCAGCCATTACCGGTATAGCTCGCTTACGTGGCGCACGGTAGCCACAGACCCCAGCCTGCGCACCATTGAATTCAAGGTGAGCCGCGCTTACCGGCGCAGCGCCACCGCCTTTTCTCAGGTCACGGTGGGCTCCACGCTACCGGCGGAGCAGCTTGATTTTGGCGACGGCAGCAGCAGCCTCATCACGTTGGTGGTGACTTCCGTGGACGTGGCCGGAGAAGTTTTTTATGGCGAAACCAACATCGTGCACACCTACGCCACGACGGGCGATTTTGTGGCTTCGTTCACGGATTGCTGCCGCCTGAGCACGCTGGTCAACAACGCCAACGGGGCGTGGTACGTGAGCAGCGCCATCAACGTCGGCACCGGCAACAACTCGCCCGTGTCGACGCTCTCGCCGGTGGTTAACCTGGCCACCGGGCAGGCCAATGCGTCTTTTCTGCTGCCGGCCAGCGACCCCGACGGGGACCCGCTTACGTTTTCGCTGGCCACGGCGGCCGACCTCAACGGCAATGCGTTTGTGAACGCGCCGGGCCTGGCCGTGGACGCCAACACGGGACGGGTAAGCCTCAGCACGACGGGGCTGGCCGTGGGCGGACTCTACAATGCCATTGTGAAGGTGAGTGACGGCCGCACGAGCATTCTGGTCGATTTCATTATCAGCATCACGGCGTCGTCTACGCCGCCCGTCTTCGACTACAGCGTGACGCCGCCTAATGGCTTTGTGTACCGGCTGGCGCCCGGGCAGACGCTGAGCTTTGGGGTGCGGGCCACCGATGCCGATGCCGGTGACACCGTGCGCCTGCAAGCTTTTGGCCTGCCGCTCACTGCTACTACGGCGCCGGCTTTTCCGGTGAGCGGCAACCCCGTGCAGAGTCGCTTTTCGTGGACGCCTACTGCGGCCAACCTTGGTACTTCGGTTGTCTATTTCGTAGCCCGCGACCTGACCGGCGTCCAAACTTCTACTTCGGTGACGATAGAAGTGAGCACCCGGCCGCAATTTGACGTTCCGCCTACGCCGGCCAACCAAAGCCTGATGCAAGTGACGCCCGGCACGAACCTCAGCATGGCGGTGCAAGCTTCGGCGCCCAATGCCGCCGACCTGGTGAGCATTGTAGGCGCAACGGGCACTGTGCCGGCCATGGCATTCTCCTCAGGGTGGCCCACGGCGCAGGGCAACCCCACGCGCACCCAACTAACCTGGACGCCAGCCGCCGCCGACTGGGGCCCGCACGCCGTAACGTTTACGGCCCGCAGCGCCAGCAACCAGCAGGCCACGCACACGCTCAACCTCCTGATTAACTCAGCGCCTTCCTTCACTTCGCAGCCCGCCAACCTGGCGCTGACGGTGGGCCAGTCGTTTGTGTACACCATCACGACCACCGACCCCGACCTGCCCTACGGCGACCGCCTCGACGTGCTGGCCACTACCCTGCCCTCCTGGCTGCGCTTCGTGAACAACGGCAACGGCACGGCCACCCTTAGCGGCACGGCCACGCGCGCCGGCGCCTACCCCGTGACGCTGGACGCCGAAGATATTTACCACCACGGCAACAGCTACGGCCGCGTGATGCAGGCCTTCACCATCAACGTGGCGGGCTGCTCGGTGGCCGCCACCGCCACGGCCACCAACCCCACCTGCGCGGGCGCGGCCAACGGCAGCATCGCGCTGGCCGTGACCGGGGCCACGGCCCCCGCCACCTACGCCTGGACGGGCCCCAACGGCTTCCGGGCCGCGACGCAGAACCTGAGCGGCCTGGCCGCCGGCACCTACGCCGTGACCGTGACCGGCGCCAACGGCTGCACCGCCACGGCCCAGGCCACCCTCGCGCAGCCCGCGCCCGCCGCCGCGCCCGCCATCACGGTGAGCATTGTGGGGGCCGTACCGGTGAGAAGCCTGCCAAACACCATTTTCCTGGGCTACGGCCCCCAAACGGCCACCCTCACCGCCACGGGCGGCACCAGCTACCGCTGGAGCCCGGCCGCCGGCCTGAGCAACCCCACCAGCGCCAGCCCCGTGTTTGCGCCCAGAAGCGCGGGCCAGTACGTGTACACCGTGACGGCCACCAACGCCAGCGGCTGCACGGCCTCGGCCTCGGTGACGCTGAACGTGGTGGAGGCCCGCTGCGGCAACAACGACAACAACCCCAAGGTGCTGGTGTGCCACAACGGCCACGAAATCTGCATCTCGCCCAACGCCGTGCCGGCGCACATCGGCCCCGGCTCGACGCACAATGACCTGCTGGGCAGCTGCAACACCAACGCTGGCGGCTCCATCCCGGCGCCCGTGCTGCCCGATGTGGTGCTCACGGCCTTCCCCAACCCGGTGGCCAGCACCACCACGGTGAACTTCCAAGCGCCGGTGTCGGGCGTGGCCTCGGTGCGCGTCTTCAACCAGATGGGCGTGCAGGTGGCTACTCTGTTTGAGGGCCCGGCCGTGGGCGGCCGCGAGTACCAGCTGGAAGTAGACGCCAGCCGCTGGCCCGCCGGCCTCTACCTCTGCCAGTACGTGGGCGGCGGCCAAACCAGCACCCAGCGCCTGATGGTGAACAAATAG
- a CDS encoding DUF5916 domain-containing protein, translating to MCPTFSLRSFILLALLAISWPAARAQAPAAAPASAAAAAPRRQLQAVRITEAPKLDGLLDEAVWQTAPIATQFYEYEPKPGGREKYPTEVRVLYDDAAIYVGAVMHDISPDSVLRELSARDNLGNSDWFGVFFDTYNDHLNGYEFIVSSGGVQLDARMSPTNGEDGNWNAVWDSRTALRGTDWVAELRIPYSAIRFSSAAEQVWGLNFGRQRRVTRQKFFWTEVKPQVSGFVNQWGLLTGLKDLKPPLRLSLTPYVSTYVNHNPLNAEGTKRTTTSFNGGADLKWGINESFTLDATLVPDFGQVQSDNQVLNLSPFEVQFNENRPFFTEGTELFNKGNLFYSRRVGATPVGFYDVKTGTNERIVRNPSETPLLNATKVSGRTGKGLGIGVFNALSNDVYATIRNRETGEERSVLTQPFANYNIVVLDQSLKNNSYVSLINTNVTRAGATYDANVTGGLFRFANKANSYAVDGRVVYSSRRGQVFGKDEAVSDREGFKYQVGVSKISGNFTWYANHGIESNTYNPNDLGILFGNNNISQGLGAAYRIYKPFWKVNNFSVFSEINHSLLYKPTLYQSFGYYLGANTTFTKSFNQFGFDFNLDPVTHDFYEPRVSPLGSKYVRVPGNARIVLFENSDTRKKFAYGWNFGVQHYNLDERLPRARRTGYSFGLYPRYRVNDHLTFRYSIDWSLYRNQIGYVNGGMDGAEPLDQPFLGQVILGRRDVATVSNVVSTAYTFTNRMSFTLRLRHYTSNVHYRDFSALGNDGDEKLVDYRRNRDNTYNAFNVDAVYSWWFAPGSQVSIVWKNAGSTFLQAEEATPLYFDNFNNTINTPHNNSVSVKVLYYLDYLTLRRTLSAR from the coding sequence ATGTGCCCCACCTTTTCTCTGCGTTCCTTCATTCTGCTGGCTCTGCTGGCCATATCCTGGCCGGCGGCCCGGGCCCAGGCCCCCGCGGCCGCGCCTGCTTCTGCCGCCGCGGCTGCGCCCAGGCGCCAGTTGCAGGCCGTGCGCATCACGGAGGCGCCCAAGCTCGACGGCCTGCTCGACGAGGCCGTGTGGCAGACCGCGCCCATTGCCACCCAATTCTACGAATACGAGCCCAAGCCGGGCGGGCGGGAAAAATACCCCACCGAGGTGCGCGTGCTCTACGACGACGCGGCCATTTACGTGGGCGCCGTGATGCACGACATCTCGCCCGATTCGGTGCTGCGTGAGCTCAGCGCCCGCGACAACCTCGGCAATTCGGACTGGTTCGGGGTGTTTTTCGACACGTATAACGACCACCTCAACGGCTACGAGTTCATTGTCTCCTCTGGTGGCGTGCAGCTCGACGCCCGCATGTCGCCCACCAACGGCGAAGACGGCAACTGGAACGCCGTGTGGGACTCGCGTACCGCCCTGCGCGGCACCGACTGGGTGGCCGAACTGCGCATTCCCTATTCGGCCATTCGCTTCAGCAGTGCCGCGGAGCAGGTGTGGGGCCTGAATTTCGGGCGGCAGCGGCGCGTGACCCGGCAAAAGTTTTTCTGGACGGAGGTGAAGCCGCAGGTGAGCGGCTTCGTGAACCAGTGGGGCCTGCTCACCGGCCTGAAGGACCTGAAGCCGCCGTTGCGCCTCTCGCTCACGCCCTACGTGAGCACCTACGTCAACCACAATCCGCTGAATGCCGAAGGCACCAAGCGCACCACCACCAGCTTCAACGGCGGGGCTGACCTCAAGTGGGGCATCAACGAGAGCTTCACGCTGGATGCCACGCTGGTGCCCGACTTCGGGCAGGTGCAGAGCGACAACCAGGTACTCAACCTCTCGCCCTTCGAAGTGCAGTTCAACGAGAACCGGCCGTTTTTTACGGAGGGCACCGAGCTGTTCAATAAGGGCAACCTGTTTTATTCCAGAAGGGTGGGGGCCACGCCCGTCGGTTTCTACGACGTGAAAACCGGCACCAATGAGCGCATCGTGCGCAACCCCTCCGAAACGCCGCTGCTCAACGCCACCAAGGTGTCGGGCCGCACCGGCAAGGGGCTGGGCATCGGCGTGTTCAACGCCCTGAGCAACGATGTGTACGCCACCATCCGCAACCGGGAAACGGGGGAGGAGCGCAGCGTGCTCACGCAGCCCTTCGCCAACTACAACATCGTGGTGCTGGACCAGAGCCTGAAAAACAACTCCTACGTCTCGCTCATCAACACCAACGTGACCCGCGCCGGCGCCACCTACGACGCCAACGTGACCGGCGGCCTCTTCCGCTTCGCCAACAAGGCCAATTCCTACGCCGTCGACGGCCGCGTGGTGTACTCCAGCCGCCGCGGCCAGGTGTTTGGCAAAGACGAGGCAGTGTCCGACCGCGAGGGCTTTAAATACCAGGTTGGCGTAAGCAAAATCTCGGGCAACTTCACCTGGTACGCCAACCACGGCATCGAGTCGAATACCTACAACCCCAACGACCTGGGCATTCTGTTCGGCAACAACAACATCTCGCAGGGCCTGGGCGCGGCCTACCGCATCTACAAGCCGTTTTGGAAGGTGAACAACTTCTCCGTCTTCAGCGAAATCAACCATTCGCTGCTCTACAAGCCCACCTTGTACCAGTCGTTCGGCTACTACCTCGGCGCCAACACCACCTTCACCAAAAGCTTCAACCAGTTTGGGTTCGATTTCAACCTCGACCCCGTGACGCACGACTTCTACGAGCCGCGCGTGAGCCCGCTGGGCTCCAAATATGTGCGCGTGCCCGGCAACGCCCGCATCGTGCTGTTTGAGAACTCCGACACGCGGAAGAAATTTGCCTACGGGTGGAACTTCGGGGTGCAGCACTACAATTTGGACGAGCGCCTGCCCCGGGCCCGGCGCACGGGCTACAGCTTCGGCCTCTACCCGCGCTACCGCGTGAATGACCACCTCACCTTCCGCTACAGCATCGACTGGAGCCTGTACCGCAACCAAATCGGCTACGTGAACGGCGGTATGGACGGCGCCGAACCGCTTGACCAACCCTTCCTGGGCCAGGTCATTCTGGGCCGGCGCGACGTGGCCACCGTCTCCAACGTGGTGTCGACGGCCTACACCTTCACCAACCGCATGTCGTTCACGTTGCGCCTGCGCCACTACACCAGCAACGTGCACTACCGTGACTTCTCGGCCCTGGGCAACGACGGCGACGAAAAGCTGGTGGACTACCGCCGCAACCGCGACAACACCTACAACGCCTTCAACGTCGACGCCGTGTACTCGTGGTGGTTTGCGCCCGGCTCGCAGGTCAGCATCGTCTGGAAAAACGCCGGCTCCACCTTCCTGCAGGCCGAAGAAGCCACGCCGCTGTATTTCGACAATTTCAACAACACCATCAACACGCCGCACAACAACTCGGTGTCCGTCAAGGTGCTCTACTACCTCGACTACCTCACCCTGCGCCGCACCCTGAGCGCCCGGTAG
- a CDS encoding PAS domain-containing protein: protein MNAIPYAASAPPAADSLYQRIVHTMPWAVLVLGPDGLLRLVNPLAAELLGRPGEALQGQPLAQALPPDFPDALRQALLAALSGAQPVKGEYFLPHAGRWIEMTTQSGPDELLVYWQDVSLRVRQHQQYRALADHTPDAVVRWGPDLRLLYGNPAMAAEASRPLAELLGLTMAEMGAPPEQSASYMAKLQRVFATGQPEEHYSQYDMPKGPVFFHSLLVPEVHNGQVQSVLALAHNVTELKSAETELRTSRDLLAAIFDSSSLAIQMLRNVRNEAGDLVDFDFVLTNAAADAMAGRRVAGTRCLVDWPHTVASGLFEHYASVARTGQPLDFEDCYRGDGVDSWFRYTVVPFHDGLLVTVEDIGGRKKAELALQEAHAQLNALFEAVPVQLGYFHAVRDEAGQLVDLRSAAVNQSLTQAIATPVPVHELVSAQLPGLRKLPVWEIMRAVIETGRPQRLELYHDFGQGGRWFDVQYTRLDDGLISASLDITPRKQLEQSLREGQELLHTVFNASLASFEVMKSVRDAKGQLVDFEWVLTNEAAQRLLQRHDVVGRRLLEEEPGVGPSGVFERLRQAAEQQQPVDFEVPYPHNGTEAWFHVAATPLGDGLVVTWQDITARQQATAELLRLQLVQQQQLANAVLEAQETERRRIAESLHNGLGQLLYAAQLRLDQLSVAAGPAAFADGKRQTVQLLKTAIQQTRSLSHQLIPTILEDFGLVASVRDICQRLTTPGGPQFTCVAGSFPEVPPALELALFRMAQELANNIVRHAGATEASLQLAERDGFLLLQAVDNGHGFDPNLPRPNSSGLKALRDRVRLLDGRLAIVSAPGHGTQVSIRIPSTALNSLGK, encoded by the coding sequence ATGAACGCCATTCCTTACGCTGCTTCCGCGCCGCCCGCCGCCGATTCGCTCTATCAGCGCATCGTGCACACCATGCCCTGGGCCGTGCTTGTGCTGGGGCCCGACGGCCTCCTCCGCCTCGTCAATCCGCTGGCGGCTGAGCTGTTGGGCCGCCCCGGCGAAGCCTTGCAGGGCCAGCCCCTCGCCCAGGCCCTGCCCCCCGACTTTCCCGACGCCCTGCGCCAGGCCTTGCTCGCTGCGCTGAGCGGGGCCCAACCCGTGAAGGGCGAATATTTCCTGCCCCACGCCGGGCGCTGGATTGAAATGACCACCCAGTCGGGCCCCGACGAGTTATTGGTGTATTGGCAGGACGTGAGCCTGCGCGTGCGGCAGCACCAGCAGTACCGCGCCCTGGCCGACCACACCCCCGACGCCGTGGTGCGCTGGGGCCCCGACCTGCGCCTGCTGTACGGCAACCCCGCCATGGCCGCCGAAGCCAGCCGCCCCCTAGCCGAGCTCCTAGGCCTCACCATGGCCGAGATGGGCGCGCCGCCCGAGCAAAGCGCGTCCTACATGGCCAAGCTGCAGCGTGTGTTTGCCACGGGCCAGCCCGAGGAGCACTACAGCCAATACGACATGCCGAAGGGCCCGGTCTTTTTTCACTCGCTGCTGGTGCCCGAAGTGCACAACGGGCAGGTGCAAAGCGTGTTGGCTTTGGCCCACAACGTGACCGAGCTCAAGAGCGCCGAAACCGAGCTGCGCACCAGCCGCGACCTGCTGGCGGCCATTTTCGACAGCTCTTCACTGGCCATTCAGATGCTGCGCAACGTGCGGAACGAGGCCGGCGACCTTGTCGACTTCGACTTTGTGCTCACCAACGCCGCCGCCGACGCTATGGCCGGCCGCCGTGTGGCCGGCACTCGCTGCCTCGTCGACTGGCCCCACACGGTGGCGTCGGGCTTGTTTGAGCACTACGCCAGCGTGGCGCGCACGGGCCAGCCGCTCGACTTTGAGGACTGCTACCGCGGCGACGGCGTCGACTCCTGGTTCCGGTATACGGTGGTGCCCTTCCACGATGGGTTGCTGGTGACGGTGGAAGACATTGGGGGGCGCAAAAAGGCCGAGCTGGCCCTGCAGGAGGCGCACGCCCAGCTCAACGCCCTGTTTGAGGCTGTGCCCGTGCAACTGGGCTACTTCCACGCCGTGCGCGACGAGGCGGGCCAGCTGGTCGATTTGCGCTCGGCCGCCGTCAACCAGTCCCTGACCCAGGCCATTGCCACGCCCGTGCCCGTCCACGAGCTGGTGAGCGCCCAGCTGCCCGGCCTGCGCAAGCTGCCGGTGTGGGAAATCATGCGTGCGGTCATCGAAACCGGCCGGCCCCAGCGCCTGGAGCTTTACCACGACTTTGGCCAGGGCGGGCGCTGGTTCGACGTGCAGTACACCCGCCTCGACGACGGCCTGATTTCGGCGTCGCTCGACATTACGCCCCGCAAACAGCTGGAGCAGTCCCTGCGCGAAGGCCAGGAGCTACTGCACACCGTGTTCAACGCCAGTCTGGCCAGCTTCGAGGTAATGAAGAGCGTGCGCGACGCCAAGGGACAACTCGTCGATTTTGAATGGGTGCTCACCAACGAAGCCGCCCAGCGCCTGCTGCAGCGGCACGACGTGGTAGGCCGCCGCCTGCTGGAAGAAGAGCCCGGCGTGGGCCCCAGTGGCGTGTTTGAGCGCCTGCGCCAGGCGGCCGAGCAGCAGCAGCCCGTCGATTTTGAGGTGCCTTACCCGCACAACGGCACCGAGGCGTGGTTTCACGTGGCGGCCACGCCCCTCGGCGACGGCCTGGTGGTGACCTGGCAAGATATCACGGCCCGCCAGCAGGCCACCGCCGAGCTGCTGCGCCTGCAACTGGTGCAGCAGCAACAGCTGGCCAACGCCGTGCTGGAGGCCCAGGAAACCGAGCGCCGTCGCATTGCCGAAAGCCTGCACAACGGCTTGGGCCAGCTCCTCTACGCCGCCCAGCTGCGGCTCGACCAGCTGTCGGTAGCTGCCGGGCCCGCCGCCTTTGCCGACGGCAAGCGCCAAACGGTGCAACTGCTCAAAACTGCCATTCAGCAAACCCGCTCGCTTTCGCACCAACTCATTCCCACCATCCTCGAAGACTTTGGCCTGGTGGCCAGCGTGCGCGACATCTGCCAGCGTCTCACCACGCCGGGCGGGCCGCAGTTTACCTGCGTGGCCGGCAGCTTTCCCGAAGTGCCGCCCGCCCTGGAGCTGGCCCTGTTCCGCATGGCCCAGGAGCTGGCCAACAACATTGTGCGGCACGCCGGCGCCACCGAGGCCTCGCTGCAACTGGCCGAGCGCGACGGCTTCCTGCTGCTGCAGGCCGTCGACAACGGCCACGGCTTCGACCCCAACCTGCCGCGCCCCAACAGCAGCGGCCTCAAAGCCCTACGCGACCGGGTGCGCCTCCTCGACGGCCGCCTGGCCATCGTCTCTGCCCCGGGCCACGGCACCCAGGTCAGCATTCGCATTCCCAGCACCGCCCTCAACAGTCTGGGCAAGTAA